DNA from Leptospira mayottensis 200901116:
TCCGGAAGAAATTGTAATTCGAGAGATCGAAGGAGAAGAACAAAATATCATCGAACTCCGAGTTTCCCCGAAGGATGTGGGGAAAGTCATTGGTAAAAACGGTCGTATTGCAAAATCCCTGCGCGCGATTCTTACTGCGGCTTCTGTAAAAGCAGGAAAAAACTTCTCCCTAGAGATCATTGACTGAAGGGTGGATTTCCATCGGTCAATTGGGCAAACCCTTTGGAATCAAAGGATGGCTTCGTTTCAACGTTCGGGAATCCATTCTCACGAAGCTCAAACTTCCAGTTCGATTAAAACTTGGTAAACCAGATCCCAATTTCCCCGAAAAAGAAATTACTCTCTTAGAAATCCGTCCACATAGCGGAAAGTTTGTTGTTCGTTTTGAAGGAGTCGTCACTCCCGAAGAAGCAGAAAAGTGGGTTGGAGGAATTCTTTTTCTGCCTCAAAACCTTCTTCCGAAAATCAAAACTAAGGACGAATTTTATGTCAGAGATCTTGTAGGTTTACAAGCGATCGATGAATCTGGAAAGAGCCTAAATTGGAAACTGACAGATATACAAGATAATCCGGCACACCCAATTCTTGTCTTTTCAAAACCAGAAGGGGAAGAAATTCTCATCCCCTTTTTACACGTTTTTGTGGGAGAACTTAATCTGGAAAAAAAGACGATCGTATTGATACAACCGGAGCTTTGGAATGAAGTTTAATTTCATCACACTTTTTCCCGAAAAGATTCAATCTTATTTTTCGGAAGGGCTCCAACAAAAGGCGATTGAATCCGGAGTATTTTCTATAAACACAGTCCATCTAAGAGATTTTTCTGGGAACAAACACAATCGAGTGGATGATACGATTTACGGAGGGGGACCGGGGATGCTTCTTCGGGTGGAACCGATTCACAAGGCGCTTTTATCTTTGGGAGAGAATAAGGGAATTGTTATTTTAACTTCTCCATCGGGAATTCCGTTTCATCAAGGCATCGCTAACAAATTGAAAGAAATCGGAAAATCTTTAACATTTATTTCCGGTTATTACGAAGGGGTAGATCACCGTGTTGCAGAACATCTAGTTGACATGGAAATGTCCCTTGGAAATTATGTATTATCTGCCGGGGATTTAGCCAGTATTTGTATAGCAGATGCCGTGTCCAGGCTTTTGCCTGGCTTTTTAGGGGCAGGGGAAAGCCTTCTGGATGAGTCTCATAATCATCCGGACGTTTTGGAATACCCGCAGTTCACAAAACCCTCGGAATACAATGGATGGAAAGTTCCTGAAGTGTTGCTTAGTGGCAATCACGCTTCGATTTTAGCGTGGAGGGAACAAAATAGAAAAAAGATCAATCCCGATCAAGAGAGGAAATTATGAATCAACTTTTAAGAAAAGTATTAACTTCGGACGCTGAAAGAAAACAAAATTTCGCGGTAGGAGATACTGTTAAAGTACATTATAAAATTATTGAGTCCGGAAAGGAAAGAGTTCAAGTTTATGAAGGTGTCGTAATTTCCATCGCAAATGAAGCAAACGGAAGAACTTTCACCGTTCGTAGAGTTTCTTATGATATCGGAGTAGAAAGAATTTTTCCTTTGTTTTCTCCAAGAATCGCCAAGATAGAACTTGTTCGTAAAGGGAAAGTAAGAAGAGCAAAACTCTATTACTTGAGAAACTTATCCGGAAAAGCAGCTCGTATCAAAGAACTCAAGGGTAGTAAAGCCCTTGTAAGTGAAGACAGAAGGAGACAACAAGAGACTGCTGCAAAATCAAAAGCAGAATAAGCCGGTTTGCCGGAGTCGTTTTTCACTCATTTCGAACCGGAAGAATACCGGTTTTATTCAGAATCGATTCCTTGTGGAATCGACGAAGCCGGAAGAGGTCCTTATGCGGGGCCTCTTTCTGTTGCATTGGTTTCTTTTTCTCAAAATACGCTTAACCAGATTTTGGAAGGTAAACTTCTTAAAGGATTGACGGATTCTAAAAAACTTTCCGAGAGAAAGAGAGAAGCATTATATCCGGAAATTCTAAAAACCGCACAAATTTCGTACCGAACCTTCTTAAGCCCGAATTACATCGACCGGGAAGGGATCAATCGAGCCGTACTAGAAGGAATTCGAAAATGCGCTAAAATGGCGATTCGAGCTGTTTCATCCACTCTTCCGCTGCAACTTTTAATCGATGGAAATTACAACTTCAATCGTTATCCAGAATGGAATTATTTCAAAAATCGTTCCTCTTTTTATACCAAAGGAGATCTTAGAATCGTGAGTATCGCGGCCGCCTCTATTTTAGCAAAAGTCGGTCGGGATCGCTATATGACTTCCATTTCCAAAAAATATCCCAATTATCGATTCGATCAGCATAAGGGATACGGAACAAAACTGCACGAAGAACTGATTCTTAAGTACGGTCTTTCCGATATTCATAGGAGAAGTTTTACCGGAAAGTTTCTACGGTAATAAGCTCAGGTCTAATTATTAGGCAGAGTGACCGAAATATTTGGGAAGTTTCGGATTTGTAAGATATGATACCTTTCGAGATCGAATTCTTATGAAACTTTCTGCGGATTTTCTCAGGGGAAATTTACGACTTCTTTTAGGAAGGGAATCCGAGTTTCAAGGTTCGAATCTTCTCGGTTTAACTTTAAATCGAAATATCAAAGGCTTAGTATTGGACATTTTTCCAGGAGGGGGTTGGATTTCCATCGAAGGTCAACGATTGAAAGCTTTCTCCGAATCGGCTACCCTACTTGCGGGGGAGAGACTTACATTGGTTGCTCAGCTTGGCAAAAAAGGAGTTGAATTACATATTTTAGAAAGGGAATTGAAAGGGAAAGGGGATTTTCCTCATAAGTTGGAAAGTATAGAAATGGGCGTTCAGGAACTTTCCGAAAAAATAATCGGGTCTAGTGCTAACGATGTTTCACTTGAAACCTCTTTATTCAAGGTTTTAAAATCTTATTACCCGTTTCTAGAATGGGCTCGAGAACTACCATATTTTCGTTGGGAGTTTAGCGGAGGAAATGCGGAAGGAACGTACGATCCACAAAAGGAGTTTAAGAAATTTTTATTTCGAATTCAAACGAAGAATACAGGAAGAACAACGGTTTTATTCTTATGGAAAGAAAACTCGGGAGAGGATTTGCAAATCAACGCTACTTTTGATAATTTGAAAATTTACTTGCATGCTTGTCAAAACAAAGAAAAATTCAAGAAAGTTTTAAACGAATTATCAGTAAGCATTCAGGGATATAATTTAGCTTATAAACCCTCTCTGGCTCGAAAGGAATGGAATGTGTAAATGATCAGTGTCGCTCTTAAATTCATTCCTCAAAAAGACAACGCACCCGTAATCACTGCATCCGCGTCCGGTCTTTTAGGTGATGTGATTCGTAAGATTGCAAATAAAAATTCAGTTCCGGTTGTAGAAAACCCGGCACTTGCGGAATCTCTTTTTGAACTTCCAGTTGGTTCGGAAATTCCGGAGAATCTTTACAGAGCGGTAGGTGCGATTTTTTCTATGATCTTGGAATTAGATTCAAATTATTCCGGAAAAAAGGAAATGTTACAATGAAAAAGTTTGCCGTATCCGAATTAAAGCCCGGGATGAGGTTCTCAAAACCGGTATACTTAGATAAGGAAAATTTATTTATTACTTCCAACACTCCGGTAACGGACGGCGATTTGGACCGGCTAAATCGATTTGGAATTCAAGAAGTGATGACTGCTGGAGAATTACTTCAACTTGATACCCAATCGGATCTGAATGCTTTAGAAACGAACATTGAAGACATGATTGTTAATACGTTCGTCGACGATGAACTGCAACCTCTCAAAGCGGTTTATGATAATCTCAATCGGATTAAGATCTCTTTCGGAAATTTATTCAGGGAATCCACTCAAGTCATTCAAGATGTATTCAAAAAGACTTTGGATGAAAAACCATTGGAAGTGCCCCCGGTTCGAGAGATAGCAGAAAGTTTGACAGATTTTGTACGATCCAATCAAAACATATCGTATTTGATTTTAGCAAACAATCCTTCCGGGTATTATCTTTATAATCAAATT
Protein-coding regions in this window:
- the trmD gene encoding tRNA (guanosine(37)-N1)-methyltransferase TrmD yields the protein MKFNFITLFPEKIQSYFSEGLQQKAIESGVFSINTVHLRDFSGNKHNRVDDTIYGGGPGMLLRVEPIHKALLSLGENKGIVILTSPSGIPFHQGIANKLKEIGKSLTFISGYYEGVDHRVAEHLVDMEMSLGNYVLSAGDLASICIADAVSRLLPGFLGAGESLLDESHNHPDVLEYPQFTKPSEYNGWKVPEVLLSGNHASILAWREQNRKKINPDQERKL
- a CDS encoding KH domain-containing protein — its product is MEELLKYIVASLVEFPEEIVIREIEGEEQNIIELRVSPKDVGKVIGKNGRIAKSLRAILTAASVKAGKNFSLEIID
- a CDS encoding ribonuclease HII, with the translated sequence MPESFFTHFEPEEYRFYSESIPCGIDEAGRGPYAGPLSVALVSFSQNTLNQILEGKLLKGLTDSKKLSERKREALYPEILKTAQISYRTFLSPNYIDREGINRAVLEGIRKCAKMAIRAVSSTLPLQLLIDGNYNFNRYPEWNYFKNRSSFYTKGDLRIVSIAAASILAKVGRDRYMTSISKKYPNYRFDQHKGYGTKLHEELILKYGLSDIHRRSFTGKFLR
- a CDS encoding EscU/YscU/HrcU family type III secretion system export apparatus switch protein, with translation MISVALKFIPQKDNAPVITASASGLLGDVIRKIANKNSVPVVENPALAESLFELPVGSEIPENLYRAVGAIFSMILELDSNYSGKKEMLQ
- the rimM gene encoding ribosome maturation factor RimM (Essential for efficient processing of 16S rRNA), which encodes MTEGWISIGQLGKPFGIKGWLRFNVRESILTKLKLPVRLKLGKPDPNFPEKEITLLEIRPHSGKFVVRFEGVVTPEEAEKWVGGILFLPQNLLPKIKTKDEFYVRDLVGLQAIDESGKSLNWKLTDIQDNPAHPILVFSKPEGEEILIPFLHVFVGELNLEKKTIVLIQPELWNEV
- the rplS gene encoding 50S ribosomal protein L19 encodes the protein MNQLLRKVLTSDAERKQNFAVGDTVKVHYKIIESGKERVQVYEGVVISIANEANGRTFTVRRVSYDIGVERIFPLFSPRIAKIELVRKGKVRRAKLYYLRNLSGKAARIKELKGSKALVSEDRRRQQETAAKSKAE